In a single window of the Streptomyces sp. NBC_00091 genome:
- a CDS encoding MFS transporter: MTEASPTSPPIARVAPPAPAVKSLPLLLLVVCAVQFLDAMDIASMGPALPLVQADLGMSTSALQWVVSAYALGFGGFLLLGGRLADLYNRKKLLIGWLAVFVVASILGGIADDGVVLVVARLLKGVSAGITAPAAMAILLDAFRDEQSRNRALGTFLAVASAGYSLGLILGGLMAGVSWRLVLFAPAVAGVLVALLAASVVPSQQEKGKSGSLDILGAVTVTAGAVALVYGLSRAASDGWGDAQTIGSLIAAAVLFPLFALVESRHPAPLVPLSVFRKGQLTRSLIAMLFFGAYVSFQFVLTLYYQEQLGWSPLEAGLAFLLGGVLTAGTARYGAALVTKYGAWPVATGGLVLLSVGYLGWVLLMGQVDPLVTLFAQQLLGGLGFAAVYPALNIAAVGTAEPDEQGLVSGLFNAGAQIGNGVVIAITATVFSLTTGGIAPYRAGLWTVTAITLAVTVVALAGAARYRQKATA, from the coding sequence ATGACCGAGGCATCCCCGACCTCTCCTCCCATCGCACGGGTGGCACCGCCCGCCCCCGCGGTCAAGAGCCTTCCCCTGCTGCTCCTGGTCGTGTGCGCGGTGCAGTTCCTCGACGCGATGGACATCGCGAGCATGGGACCGGCCCTCCCCCTGGTCCAGGCGGACCTGGGGATGTCGACCTCCGCACTCCAGTGGGTCGTCTCGGCGTACGCACTGGGCTTTGGCGGGTTCCTGCTGCTGGGCGGCCGGCTGGCCGACCTCTACAACCGCAAGAAGCTGCTGATCGGCTGGCTGGCGGTCTTCGTCGTCGCCAGCATCCTGGGCGGCATCGCCGACGACGGCGTGGTCCTGGTGGTCGCCCGACTGCTCAAGGGAGTCAGCGCCGGCATCACCGCACCCGCCGCCATGGCGATCCTGCTCGACGCCTTCCGTGACGAGCAGTCACGCAACCGCGCACTCGGCACCTTCCTCGCCGTGGCCTCGGCCGGTTACTCGCTCGGCCTGATCCTCGGCGGCCTGATGGCGGGCGTCTCCTGGCGGCTCGTGCTGTTCGCGCCGGCCGTGGCCGGTGTCCTGGTCGCGCTGCTCGCCGCCTCGGTGGTCCCCTCGCAGCAGGAGAAGGGCAAGAGCGGCAGCCTCGACATCCTCGGCGCCGTCACGGTGACTGCGGGCGCGGTGGCCCTCGTGTACGGGCTCAGCCGGGCCGCCAGCGACGGCTGGGGCGACGCGCAGACCATCGGCTCGCTCATCGCCGCCGCCGTCCTCTTCCCGCTGTTCGCCCTCGTCGAGAGCCGGCACCCGGCCCCGCTGGTACCCCTGTCGGTCTTCCGCAAGGGCCAGCTGACCCGGTCCCTGATCGCCATGCTCTTCTTCGGCGCCTACGTCTCCTTCCAGTTCGTCCTGACCCTCTACTACCAGGAGCAGCTGGGCTGGTCCCCGCTGGAGGCCGGCCTCGCCTTCCTCCTCGGCGGCGTGCTGACGGCGGGCACCGCCCGCTACGGCGCCGCGCTGGTCACCAAGTACGGCGCCTGGCCGGTCGCGACCGGCGGCCTGGTCCTGCTGAGCGTCGGCTACCTCGGCTGGGTCCTGCTGATGGGTCAGGTCGACCCGCTGGTCACCCTGTTCGCGCAGCAGCTCCTCGGCGGCCTCGGCTTCGCGGCGGTCTACCCGGCGCTGAACATCGCCGCCGTCGGCACCGCCGAGCCCGACGAGCAGGGCCTGGTCTCGGGCCTGTTCAACGCCGGCGCGCAGATCGGCAACGGCGTGGTCATCGCGATCACCGCCACCGTCTTCTCGCTCACCACCGGCGGGATCGCCCCCTACCGGGCCGGTCTGTGGACCGTCACCGCCATCACCCTCGCCGTCACCGTCGTGGCCCTGGCGGGCGCCGCCCGCTACCGCCAGAAGGCCACCGCCTGA
- a CDS encoding AfsR/SARP family transcriptional regulator, with protein MKQRVAVRLGGAMQQTLLATLLAAGGSLVTVDSLILELWGTTPPNKVENALQAQVSRVRRTLAAVEPEREGSRVVTSTSGYMFLFDRWELDAYLFLDTVDAIHARTGTDTLSEHRQNIADLREGLSRWRGPVFGGLAGGPICQTASTRYLEARNSALILLYDLELRTGGHERILPELTELYSRNPNHEQFCMLLMRALYRSGRQLDALTVYRQCRHNMIESQGIEPSPVLSQYERAILTHDPMLLQDEPYWPVPALVAG; from the coding sequence ATGAAACAGAGAGTCGCCGTCAGGCTCGGCGGCGCCATGCAGCAGACGCTTCTGGCGACCCTGCTCGCGGCCGGCGGATCCCTCGTCACGGTCGACTCCCTGATCCTCGAACTGTGGGGGACCACACCCCCCAACAAGGTCGAGAACGCCCTCCAGGCCCAGGTCAGCCGGGTCCGCAGGACTCTGGCCGCGGTGGAGCCGGAGCGGGAGGGCTCGCGGGTGGTGACGAGCACCTCCGGCTACATGTTCCTCTTCGACCGGTGGGAACTGGACGCCTATCTGTTCCTCGACACGGTGGACGCGATCCACGCGCGAACGGGAACGGACACCCTGTCCGAGCACCGGCAGAACATCGCGGACCTCCGCGAGGGACTCTCGCGCTGGCGGGGTCCGGTATTCGGCGGACTCGCCGGCGGGCCGATCTGCCAGACCGCCTCCACCCGATATCTGGAGGCGCGGAATTCGGCGCTCATTCTGCTTTACGATCTAGAACTCCGCACCGGTGGCCACGAACGGATTCTCCCGGAGCTGACCGAGCTGTACTCGCGCAACCCGAACCACGAGCAGTTCTGCATGCTGCTCATGCGCGCCCTGTACCGCTCCGGCCGGCAGCTCGACGCCCTGACGGTCTACCGCCAGTGCCGGCACAACATGATCGAGTCCCAGGGCATCGAGCCCTCCCCCGTCCTGAGCCAGTACGAGCGGGCGATCCTCACCCACGACCCGATGCTGCTCCAGGACGAGCCCTACTGGCCGGTGCCGGCCCTCGTCGCGGGCTAG
- a CDS encoding sirohydrochlorin chelatase, producing the protein MGEFLLLVAHGSRDARHARTVRALTRRIRSTRPGLPVSTAFLDFDSPAVPQELERLARHGARRVVVQPLLLTRAFHASVDLPGVLRQAPPSLAVRQAGVLGPDPLLTAALERRLREAGLGPQGRTATGVVLAAAGTTDPGAAAGIAGIARRWQHTGWCAVRPAFASGGVFPRTEDVVRALRAEGVERIAVAPYVLAPGRLPDRIAAGAAAAGADVLGAVLGAAPELARLVLLRYDAARADALALTG; encoded by the coding sequence ATGGGCGAGTTCCTGCTGCTGGTCGCGCACGGCAGCCGCGACGCGCGGCATGCGCGGACGGTGCGCGCGCTCACCCGGCGGATCCGGTCGACGAGGCCCGGACTGCCCGTGAGCACGGCCTTCCTGGACTTCGACTCCCCCGCCGTACCGCAGGAGCTGGAGCGGCTGGCCCGTCACGGCGCCCGGAGGGTGGTGGTCCAGCCCCTGCTGCTGACCCGCGCCTTCCACGCGTCGGTCGACCTGCCCGGCGTACTGCGCCAGGCGCCGCCGTCCCTCGCCGTACGGCAGGCCGGGGTACTGGGCCCGGACCCGCTGCTGACCGCCGCGCTGGAACGCCGGCTCCGGGAGGCCGGGCTCGGCCCGCAAGGCCGTACGGCCACCGGCGTGGTGCTCGCGGCCGCCGGAACCACCGACCCCGGGGCGGCCGCCGGGATCGCCGGGATCGCCCGCCGCTGGCAGCACACCGGATGGTGCGCCGTCCGGCCGGCCTTCGCCTCCGGCGGCGTGTTCCCCCGTACCGAGGACGTCGTACGGGCGCTGCGCGCCGAAGGGGTGGAGCGGATCGCGGTCGCCCCGTACGTACTGGCACCCGGGCGGCTCCCGGACCGCATCGCGGCAGGCGCCGCCGCGGCCGGGGCGGACGTCCTGGGCGCCGTGCTCGGCGCCGCCCCCGAACTCGCCCGGCTCGTACTGCTCCGGTACGACGCGGCCCGGGCGGACGCCCTGGCCCTGACGGGCTGA
- a CDS encoding ABC transporter permease encodes MAGTDLRPRTAANELAGLDALETHQGARTPLRRVLLAKALPPAAAVALVLTVWQVLTWAQVTDDYMLPPPSAVWDSLSDLWLKGTLFDVVWTSVWRGLSGFLLALAIGTPLGLLVSRVAFVRAAVGPVLSGLQSLPSVAWVPPAVLWLGLDNSMMYAVILLGATPSIANGLVSGIDQVPPLFLRAGRSLGATGLRGAWHIVMPAALPGYLAGLKQGWAFSWRSLMAAEIIASSPDLGLGLGQLLESGRETSDMARIFLAIALILLVGIAVELLVFAPVERRMLRRRGLRG; translated from the coding sequence ATGGCCGGCACTGACCTCAGGCCCCGGACCGCCGCCAACGAGCTGGCCGGGCTGGACGCGCTCGAAACCCACCAGGGCGCCCGCACCCCGCTGCGCCGGGTGCTGCTCGCGAAGGCCCTGCCCCCGGCCGCGGCCGTCGCCCTGGTGCTGACGGTGTGGCAGGTGCTCACCTGGGCGCAGGTCACCGACGACTACATGCTGCCGCCGCCCTCCGCGGTGTGGGACAGCCTGAGCGACCTGTGGCTCAAGGGAACCCTCTTCGACGTCGTGTGGACCAGCGTCTGGCGCGGGCTGTCGGGCTTCCTGCTGGCCCTCGCCATCGGCACCCCGCTCGGCCTGCTGGTCTCCCGGGTGGCCTTCGTACGCGCCGCCGTCGGCCCGGTCCTGTCCGGCCTGCAGTCGCTGCCGTCGGTGGCCTGGGTGCCCCCGGCGGTGCTCTGGCTGGGCCTGGACAACTCGATGATGTACGCCGTCATCCTGCTCGGCGCCACCCCCTCCATCGCCAACGGCCTCGTCTCCGGCATAGACCAGGTCCCGCCGCTGTTCCTGCGGGCCGGCCGTTCGCTGGGCGCCACCGGCCTGCGCGGAGCCTGGCACATCGTCATGCCGGCCGCCCTGCCCGGCTACCTCGCCGGCCTCAAGCAGGGCTGGGCCTTCTCCTGGCGCTCCCTGATGGCCGCCGAGATCATCGCCAGCTCCCCCGACCTGGGCCTGGGCCTCGGCCAGCTGCTGGAATCGGGGCGCGAGACCTCCGACATGGCCCGGATCTTCCTGGCCATCGCCCTGATCCTGCTGGTCGGCATCGCCGTCGAACTCCTGGTCTTCGCCCCGGTGGAGCGCCGCATGCTGCGCCGTCGCGGCCTGCGCGGATGA
- a CDS encoding ABC transporter ATP-binding protein, translating into MATALIHAENTTTVHQAVRIEHVSKSFPGPAGPQVVLDDISLDLAPGEFVTILGASGCGKSTLLNLVAGLDKPSAGSIATEGRPALMFQEHALFPWLTAGKNIELALRLRGVAKADRRTEAERLLELVRLGGAYGKRVHELSGGMRQRVALARALAQDSRLLLMDEPFAALDAITRDVLHGELTRIWAETGLSVLFVTHNVREAVRLAQRVVLLSSRPGRVAREWAVDLAQPRRIEDAAVADLSLEITEHLRGEIRRHGRH; encoded by the coding sequence ATGGCGACCGCCCTCATCCACGCGGAGAACACCACGACGGTCCACCAGGCCGTCCGCATCGAGCACGTCTCGAAGTCCTTCCCCGGCCCCGCCGGCCCCCAGGTGGTCCTGGACGACATCAGCCTGGACCTCGCTCCCGGCGAGTTCGTCACCATCCTGGGCGCCTCGGGGTGTGGCAAGTCCACGCTGCTGAACCTGGTCGCGGGCCTGGACAAGCCGTCCGCCGGGTCGATCGCCACCGAGGGCCGACCGGCCCTGATGTTCCAGGAACACGCCCTGTTCCCCTGGCTGACCGCCGGCAAGAACATCGAACTCGCCCTGCGGCTGCGGGGCGTCGCCAAGGCCGACCGCAGGACCGAGGCCGAACGCCTCCTGGAACTGGTCCGCCTCGGCGGCGCGTACGGCAAGCGCGTCCACGAACTCTCCGGCGGTATGCGCCAGCGCGTGGCCCTGGCCCGCGCCCTCGCCCAGGACAGCCGCCTCCTCCTGATGGACGAGCCCTTCGCGGCCCTGGACGCCATCACCCGCGACGTCCTGCACGGCGAACTCACCCGCATCTGGGCCGAGACGGGGCTCTCCGTACTCTTCGTCACCCACAACGTGCGCGAGGCCGTCCGCCTCGCCCAGCGCGTGGTCCTCCTCTCCTCCCGCCCCGGGCGCGTCGCCCGTGAGTGGGCCGTGGACCTCGCCCAGCCGCGCCGCATCGAGGACGCGGCGGTCGCGGACCTGTCCCTGGAGATCACCGAACACCTGCGAGGGGAGATCCGCCGCCATGGCCGGCACTGA
- a CDS encoding aliphatic sulfonate ABC transporter substrate-binding protein, with amino-acid sequence MPPSRRPRPTAALVLLLVAALTSCGYGSQAAQLPSAAPAGAAGGKLSAGSVTLGYFPNLTHATALVGVREGLIQRELGGTELKTTTFNAGPAEIEALNAGSVDIGFIGPSPAVNGYVKSKGQNLRIVSGAASGGVKLVVNPAKIKTLDDLKGKKIATPQLGNTQDVAFLNWISARGWKVDAASGKGDVSVVRTNNTITPDAYRSGSVDGAWVPEPTASKLVAEGGTVLLDEKELWPDGKFVITNIVVSQKFLREHPDVVEAVLRGTVKTNEWITTHQDQAKASANAALKTLSGKELEPGVVDGAWPGILVTDDPLATTLKAQSDHAVAAGLLEKPDLTGIYDLGPLNKVLGSLRKPTVDHAALGTEDQGR; translated from the coding sequence ATGCCCCCGTCGCGCCGCCCACGCCCCACCGCGGCCCTCGTGCTGCTGCTCGTCGCCGCCCTCACCTCCTGCGGCTACGGATCCCAGGCCGCCCAGTTGCCGTCCGCCGCCCCGGCCGGCGCGGCGGGCGGGAAGCTCTCCGCCGGCTCCGTGACCCTCGGCTACTTCCCCAATCTCACCCACGCCACGGCCCTGGTCGGCGTACGGGAGGGCCTGATCCAGCGGGAGCTGGGCGGGACCGAGCTCAAGACCACCACCTTCAACGCCGGCCCGGCCGAGATCGAGGCGCTGAACGCCGGCTCCGTCGACATCGGCTTCATCGGCCCCTCGCCCGCCGTCAACGGCTACGTGAAGTCCAAGGGCCAGAACCTGCGGATCGTCTCCGGCGCGGCCTCCGGCGGGGTCAAGCTGGTCGTGAACCCGGCGAAGATCAAGACCCTGGACGACCTCAAGGGCAAGAAGATCGCCACCCCGCAGCTCGGCAACACCCAGGACGTGGCCTTCCTCAACTGGATCTCCGCACGCGGCTGGAAGGTCGACGCGGCCAGCGGCAAGGGGGACGTCTCCGTCGTCCGCACCAACAACACCATCACCCCCGACGCCTACCGCTCCGGTTCCGTCGACGGCGCCTGGGTGCCGGAGCCGACCGCGTCCAAGCTGGTCGCCGAGGGCGGCACCGTCCTGCTCGACGAGAAGGAGCTGTGGCCCGACGGGAAGTTCGTGATCACGAACATCGTCGTCTCGCAGAAGTTCCTCCGCGAGCACCCGGACGTGGTCGAGGCCGTCCTGCGCGGCACCGTGAAGACCAACGAGTGGATCACCACCCACCAGGACCAGGCCAAGGCCTCCGCCAACGCCGCCCTGAAGACCCTCAGCGGCAAGGAGCTGGAGCCCGGGGTCGTCGACGGGGCCTGGCCGGGGATCCTCGTCACCGACGACCCGCTCGCCACCACCCTGAAGGCCCAGTCCGACCACGCGGTCGCGGCCGGCCTCCTGGAGAAGCCCGACCTGACCGGCATCTACGACCTCGGGCCGCTGAACAAGGTCCTCGGTTCCCTGCGCAAGCCCACCGTCGACCACGCGGCTCTGGGCACCGAAGACCAAGGGAGGTGA
- a CDS encoding sulfate adenylyltransferase subunit 1 has protein sequence MDAIAAADTLESTTLLRFATAGSVDDGKSTLVGRLLHDSKSVLTDQLEAVEAASARRGQEAPDLALLTDGLRAEREQGITIDVAYRYFATARRRFILADTPGHVQYTRNMVTGASTADLAVVLVDARNGVIEQTRRHAAVAALLRVPHVVLAVNKMDLVGYDEAVFAAMAAEFTSYAHDLGLPEITAIPISALAGDNVVEPSANMDWYGGPTVLEHLETVPVSDELTAGPGRFPVQYVIRPQTAEHPDYRGYAGQIASGVLRVGEAVTVLPSGRTSVIEGIDALGKPVDTACAPQSVTVRLRDDVDVSRGDLIAPAEAAPPTTQDVVATVCHVADQPLTVGQRVLLKHTTRTVKAIVREIPSRLTLDDLSQHLDPGRLVANDIGRVVVRTGEPLALDAYAASRLTGSFLLIDPADGTTLTAGMAGEAFTENEWTL, from the coding sequence ATGGATGCCATAGCCGCCGCAGACACCCTGGAATCCACGACGCTGCTGCGCTTCGCGACCGCCGGTTCCGTGGACGACGGCAAGTCCACCCTCGTAGGCCGGCTGCTGCACGACTCCAAGTCGGTGCTGACCGACCAGCTGGAGGCCGTCGAGGCCGCTTCCGCCCGGCGCGGCCAGGAGGCGCCGGACCTCGCGCTGCTGACCGACGGCCTGCGGGCCGAGCGGGAGCAGGGCATCACCATCGACGTCGCCTACCGCTACTTCGCCACCGCCCGGCGCCGGTTCATCCTCGCCGACACCCCCGGGCACGTGCAGTACACCCGCAACATGGTCACCGGCGCCTCCACCGCCGACCTGGCCGTGGTCCTCGTCGACGCCCGCAACGGCGTCATCGAGCAGACCCGCCGCCACGCGGCCGTCGCCGCCCTGCTGCGCGTCCCGCACGTGGTCCTCGCCGTCAACAAGATGGACCTCGTCGGCTACGACGAGGCCGTCTTCGCCGCCATGGCCGCCGAGTTCACCTCCTACGCCCACGACCTCGGGCTCCCGGAGATCACCGCCATCCCGATCTCGGCCCTGGCCGGGGACAACGTGGTCGAGCCCTCCGCGAACATGGACTGGTACGGCGGCCCCACCGTCCTCGAGCACCTGGAGACGGTCCCCGTCAGCGACGAGCTGACCGCGGGCCCGGGCCGCTTCCCCGTCCAGTACGTGATCCGTCCGCAGACCGCCGAGCACCCCGACTACCGCGGTTACGCCGGCCAGATCGCCTCCGGCGTCCTGCGCGTCGGCGAAGCCGTCACCGTCCTGCCCTCCGGCCGCACCTCGGTCATCGAGGGCATCGACGCCCTCGGGAAGCCGGTCGACACCGCCTGCGCCCCGCAGTCCGTCACCGTCCGGCTGCGGGACGACGTGGACGTCTCCCGGGGCGACCTCATCGCCCCCGCCGAGGCCGCCCCGCCCACCACCCAGGACGTCGTCGCCACCGTCTGCCACGTGGCCGACCAGCCCCTCACCGTCGGCCAGCGGGTGCTGCTCAAGCACACCACCCGCACGGTCAAGGCCATCGTCAGGGAGATCCCCTCCCGGCTGACCCTCGACGACCTCTCCCAGCACCTCGACCCCGGTCGGCTCGTGGCCAACGACATCGGCCGCGTGGTCGTCCGTACCGGTGAACCGCTCGCGCTCGACGCGTACGCGGCCTCCCGGCTCACCGGCTCCTTCCTCCTCATCGACCCGGCCGACGGCACCACCCTGACCGCGGGCATGGCGGGCGAGGCCTTCACCGAGAACGAATGGACCCTCTGA
- the cysD gene encoding sulfate adenylyltransferase subunit CysD codes for MESEAVHIFREVAGEFEKPVILFSGGKDSIVMLHLALKAFAPAPVPFTLLHVDTGHNFPEVLEYRDRTVAEHGLRLHVASVQEYIDAGKLRERPDGTRNPLQTVPLTEAIQQLKFDAVFGGGRRDEEKARAKERVFSLRDEFSQWDPRRQRPELWQLYNGRHAPGEHVRVFPLSNWTELDVWQYIARENIELPQIYFAHEREVFLRNGMWLTAGEWGGAKEGEVPETRLIRYRTVGDMSCTGAVDSDATTLDAVIAEIAVSRLTERGATRADDKMSEAAMEDRKREGYF; via the coding sequence ATGGAGTCGGAGGCGGTGCACATCTTCCGTGAGGTGGCGGGCGAGTTCGAGAAGCCGGTGATCCTGTTCTCCGGCGGCAAGGACTCCATCGTCATGCTGCACCTGGCGCTGAAGGCCTTCGCCCCCGCGCCGGTGCCCTTCACGCTGCTGCACGTCGATACCGGGCACAACTTCCCCGAGGTGCTGGAGTACCGCGACCGCACCGTCGCCGAGCACGGGCTGCGCCTGCACGTGGCCTCCGTCCAGGAGTACATCGACGCCGGCAAGCTCCGCGAGCGCCCCGACGGCACCCGCAACCCGCTCCAGACCGTCCCCCTCACCGAGGCCATCCAGCAGCTCAAGTTCGACGCCGTCTTCGGCGGCGGACGCCGCGACGAGGAGAAGGCCCGCGCCAAGGAACGCGTCTTCTCCCTGCGCGACGAGTTCTCCCAGTGGGACCCGCGCCGCCAGCGCCCCGAGCTGTGGCAGCTCTACAACGGCCGCCACGCCCCCGGCGAGCACGTGCGCGTCTTCCCGCTCTCCAACTGGACCGAGCTGGACGTGTGGCAGTACATCGCCCGGGAGAACATCGAGCTCCCGCAGATCTACTTCGCGCACGAGCGCGAGGTCTTCCTGCGTAACGGCATGTGGCTGACGGCCGGCGAGTGGGGCGGCGCGAAGGAGGGCGAGGTCCCCGAGACCCGTCTGATCCGCTACCGGACCGTCGGTGACATGTCCTGCACCGGCGCCGTGGACTCCGACGCCACCACGCTCGATGCCGTGATCGCCGAGATCGCCGTCTCCCGCCTCACCGAGCGGGGCGCGACCCGGGCCGACGACAAGATGTCCGAGGCCGCGATGGAAGACCGCAAGCGCGAAGGGTACTTCTAG
- the cysC gene encoding adenylyl-sulfate kinase, with product MSVSEGATVWLTGLPSAGKTTIAYALAERLRGEGHRVEVLDGDEIREFLSAGLGFTREDRHTNVQRIGFVAELLASNGVKALVPVIAPFADSREAVRKRHAAEGTAYLEVHVATPVEVCSERDVKGLYAKQAAGEISGLTGVDDPYEAPQDPDLRIESHTQTVRESAAALFALLEQRGLA from the coding sequence ATGAGCGTGAGCGAGGGCGCCACGGTGTGGCTGACCGGGCTGCCGAGCGCGGGCAAGACCACCATCGCCTACGCGCTGGCCGAGCGGCTGCGCGGTGAGGGGCACCGGGTGGAGGTCCTCGACGGGGACGAGATCCGCGAGTTCCTCTCCGCCGGCCTCGGCTTCACCCGCGAGGACCGGCACACCAACGTGCAGCGGATCGGTTTCGTCGCCGAGCTGCTCGCGAGCAACGGCGTCAAGGCGCTCGTGCCCGTGATCGCCCCCTTCGCCGACAGCCGCGAGGCCGTCCGCAAGCGGCATGCCGCCGAGGGCACCGCCTACCTCGAGGTGCACGTGGCCACTCCGGTCGAGGTGTGCTCCGAGCGTGACGTGAAGGGCCTGTACGCCAAGCAGGCGGCGGGCGAGATCTCCGGTCTGACCGGCGTCGACGACCCGTACGAGGCACCGCAGGACCCGGACCTGCGGATCGAGTCGCACACGCAGACCGTCCGGGAATCAGCAGCGGCGCTCTTCGCGCTGCTCGAGCAGAGGGGTCTCGCGTGA
- a CDS encoding phosphoadenylyl-sulfate reductase, producing the protein MTTTQVHGNMKELAERAGRDLEDAAAPDILRWAADTFGKKFAVTSSMEDAVVAHLASRVFPGVDVVFLDTGYHFEETIGTRDAVEAVMDVNVITLTPRQTVAEQDAEYGPKLHDRDPDLCCALRKVGPLEEGLTAYDAWATGLRRDESPTRANTPVVGWDEKRRKVKISPIARWTQEDVDAYVIEHGVLTNPLLMDGYASVGCAPCTRRVEAGEDARAGRWAGRGKTECGLHG; encoded by the coding sequence ATGACGACGACTCAAGTGCACGGAAATATGAAAGAACTCGCCGAGCGGGCGGGCCGGGACCTCGAGGACGCCGCCGCGCCGGACATCCTGCGGTGGGCGGCCGACACCTTCGGCAAGAAGTTCGCAGTGACCTCCTCGATGGAGGACGCGGTCGTCGCCCACCTGGCTTCGCGCGTCTTCCCGGGCGTGGACGTGGTCTTCCTCGACACGGGCTACCACTTCGAGGAGACGATCGGCACCCGTGACGCGGTGGAGGCCGTGATGGACGTCAACGTCATCACCCTCACCCCGCGTCAGACGGTCGCCGAGCAGGACGCGGAGTACGGCCCGAAGCTGCACGACCGGGACCCGGACCTGTGCTGCGCACTGCGCAAGGTGGGGCCCCTCGAGGAGGGTCTGACCGCGTACGACGCGTGGGCGACGGGCCTGCGCCGCGACGAGTCCCCGACCCGGGCGAACACCCCGGTCGTCGGCTGGGACGAGAAGCGGCGGAAGGTCAAGATCTCGCCGATCGCCCGCTGGACCCAGGAGGACGTGGACGCCTACGTCATCGAGCACGGGGTCCTCACCAACCCGCTGCTGATGGACGGTTACGCCTCCGTCGGCTGCGCCCCCTGCACGCGCCGGGTGGAAGCCGGCGAGGACGCGAGGGCCGGTCGTTGGGCCGGGCGCGGCAAGACCGAGTGCGGACTGCACGGCTGA